The Clavelina lepadiformis chromosome 3, kaClaLepa1.1, whole genome shotgun sequence region CTCTCTAAATcttaacttcaattaaaccctaaataactaaaatcaactttttgcttacTTTTTGCTTTGCGTACTCTTTAATTCCTAACCTAACTGCCTATCTTCATGTTTAACAACGGcttgcgtgacctactttcggtgaaatagtcactttcgTCCGTGAGAAAGCAGAAGCAGTGCTGGAGAGGGGCGGGGTGTTGTTCCTTTGTTTGAGACTATAAGCCTAGGCCTATACCGCCGTCTGGGCCTGGTCGTACTGGTACATATCAGCATAAAACTAGGCTATGGACATGGTAACGTTGATATAAGAAAGTGTGTTCGTTTTTAGGGCTATTGGTATAGGCTCTTGTTCATTAACTAGGCTGCTACACCAGGACTTAGAGGCTGTGGTTTGCAAATTTGTTTGGTTAGTCTAACAAGTTGGTTGTCAGCAACAACACATTTCCGGGTCTAGTatgcaagtgcacaaccacaggatgcctttgtacaCTAGACCCACATTTCCTTGATGTCTAGAATTGTTATTAATAATTCCCAACCTACTGCAAGTAGTAATCTGCCCGTCTGGAAAGTGGGCTATAGTAAATATTTGCATGCAGTGAAACCGCACTTCTTTGCTTATTATCATGAGATGGGTTTAAGATAAAAATTGGCGTGAATGTTGATGAATCTTGTGCATGCAGCAGCCAAACTTTACACTGAGAATAGGCTGTCATGTTAACCTAACCTAGTAATAGGATGTCAATGTAAACTTAACCAAAATcttccttctaatctaaatttaacttcaattaagCCCTAAATAACTTCAATCGACTTTTCATACCTAATCTCCTAACCTAGCGGCGTATTTTTAACTATAGGCTGTGTGACCTACTTAACAGTGAAATAACTTAACTTACTTAactgtatataaaaaaattagccatgttggaaaattttctgtttttgagGAAGAAATCCACCTTGCAACAATGGTTAAAAGCCTACCATAATACCATACCATAAAAACTACCAtaatcaaacaattttataagaataaatataggctatagtTGTACACAGGAAGAGAAAAAGCGTTCTATGGCTAAATCATAATCATGCACTGTTCactttaaaattatgaaagaATAGGCTAATTTgctgaaatttatatttttacagtatatatatttacataagcaaaaaatattattctTGTGTTCCGATTTTATGTCTTAACCAAACTGCCAATCACAGTTagctttttgtgaaatataataaatatgtGCACAATATTGCTGTTTGCAATTAAATGTTCATTTCTGGCTGAACAAAACTTTCACAGAGGTACCAATGAAACAACATTCACTTATATACGTTTTTGATTGACACAAAACTTTGTCACTCTACCATAGGGTTTATAAAATAAGTTTCTGCGAATGCCTCTTCCATTGcatagttaaaatttttcaatcgccCGGCATTTGTATTTTggagaaataaaacaattatttgTTAATAGAAGCGAAGCTTCCTTAAATGAAATGCTTTACTGTAAGCTGTAAAGGTCAGTAATATAAGCAAGGTATTTTGATGAACCTGGACTACAAACAGTCATGGTTAGCGAGCTTTTTTTGGTTGAACGGATTGAACGCTTTCCTGTTTGAAAactgttttatgttttgatATTTCGTAGTTGTTATTACTCAGATTcaaagctacctaaatctaatATATATGTGAAAAAGTGTTGGTTAGTTTTGCTCCTAAGTTTTTTCAGGAGAAAAAAGAAGATCATAAAATGTCTTTGTTCAGAAGAAATGGGTCATCCTCGGATGAAAGATCATCTCGATATGCGTATTCTCCGCAATATCGGAAATTCAAGGAGAAAAACATTCTTTCGGCAATGCTTGGGACTGCAACTATAGTTGTCTTGTGTGCAAGTTTAGTTGAACCAGTTTGGTTTCAACTGGAAGGAGGAAAATGTGGTAAACCCTACCTTGGTGTCAACACCTTCTTTGATACTTTTACATCAGGAAGTTTCACAATTGATATTTCAGAAGGTAACTGAACGTTTTAGTCGATTAAAGAGTGTGACATGTGTGGAAAGTGTTGCTTAACATAATTACCAGCTGTGTTTTTTGTCTATTTCAGGCCACAATCAGTTTGAGTATTGCGTCAATTCGAAAACTGTTACTTTGGTTCAAGTAATTATTATCTTCTGCATTCTTGccatttgtttttctttattttcatttgttctTGATATCATTGCCCCTCGAACAAAACCGCTGTGGAAGATGCTTAAAAGATACTCTTTGGGTTATATCTTCACAGGTACGTATACTGAGTGATACCAACGTGCAATTTTATAGGGTGTCATGGTGCCCGAAATTCAGCTGAATTAATGCCCACTGGGTACCCAGTTTTTGATGtgacaaaagtttttgttgtcaCCTCAAAAACCAGTTGCTTCATTTAATATTTGCACACGCAGTGCCACTgcgaaacatttttctttcttgaaACCCGTTCAAGTATTATCGCAGTTTTTTCATGCTCGGATAGAAGAAAATCATATGAAAAGCAACCTTCAAATAAGTAGGCATATTGGAAcgtatgttgttttttttcgaTGAGGATAACAATATATCATGATTGATATTTGTTGTGCAATAGAATTATATTGCCATATTTATAACAAAGTAAATAGTATGTTTTGTGTTATGCACATGATTGTAGTCTGGATGTTGCCATTGTTAATCGTTTCTCTGCGGGTTGCCCACAGTTGGAAGATGTATCTGGCATGGTTGAGTTACCTGTTTTGAGGTTTCACACAAAGAGAACTGTATTTAAGCGCAGTGGCACCTACTAAAAAGTTAAGGATATTCCCTGTATGAAAGCAATATGTAGATTTATGGACTTAATAATGTTTTATGTTATATATTTCATCACCATGCATTGAAATATGTCGGGTTCATGGTGTTTTAGAATGGATGTGATAAATTTTATCTATCTACATAATATGTAGTTTATGAAAAAATGGTGTTCAGTGGCTTGGTCAGATTCTGATCCATTCAATCTTTTATTTATACCCAGCCTTGCTTTGTGCCACAATCGTGGGATTTTCCTACTGGGCGTCACAGGAAATCTATGACTTACAATACAACAATAGAAAATACGAGGGAAGTAAAGTTCTTGTTTCCTTTGCCACTGGAGTCTACCTAGTGACGGCTGCAGGAGGAATTGCGATTCTGGCAACGGCTTCGAACCTGATGCGGCAATATCCAACAGATGAAGAGGAACAAGCTGAAAGGTTAATGGATGAACAGTCGGACGATGAAAGTGAGAGTCCTTGGGGAAACCTTGCTGCTGCCGGAGGGCCTCCTCCTTACGTACCTTGAGTGTTTGCGTTGCATAAATATCTTTGAGACTGTTGTCAGTAGATGTGCACATTTTTAGCTTATTCTGCTCTTTTTCTGTGAAATTCTTCTCTTCATCCAAGCTCTGATAAATGGTTAGTGCCGCCATGTTTATGGTTCCTGCTGTTGCATTTCTGACCATTATTAGATACTTTTTACTACTTACGTCATTATCAAGCACATTTTCCTTTCTTGAAACCTGTTCAAGTATTATCGCAGTTTTTTCATGCTCGGATAGAAGAAAATCATATAAAAAGCAACCTTCAAATAAGTAGGCATATTGGAAtgtatgttgtttttttgcgaTGAGTATAACAATATATCATGATTGATATCTGTTGTGCAATAGAATTATATTGCCATATTTATAACAAAGTAAATAGTATGTTTTGTGTTATGTTACATGAGTCATTTTACTATCCTGATGCACACATATATGCGGTGATTCATGTTAAGAAACTGTGAATAATTATTTATGTGGTCATATAAATTACTTTTTCATGTCTTTCAAATAATTCCACATATTTGTTGTGTTACCCCAACAATGCTTGCATTGTTTTGACTTTGCGAAGATTTCTTATGCCATGCTGTCTGGTTTCTTTTTTAGTTCTTTCAACATTAACATTTGTTCTTTGCTTGCAAATAATAAGTGAAATTATTTCTAGGATCAGTCAATTCTAGGACTTTAGGTGATATAATTGCATTATAGCAAAAATGTCTGAACCAGAGCTATTGCTTGATTCCAGTATTCGAATGTGGGTGGTTCTTCCCATTGTCTTCATTACATTCATTTTTGGGATTATACGACATTACCTCTCCTTATTGTTGACATCAGAAAAAACAGTCACTCTAGAACAAGTAAAAAATAGGTAAGCTGTTTCTATGCTTTTTACATATTTGTGGTAAATTCTGCACAGAAGTTTGTGGGTTGTTGTTTGCATTAGTAGTAAATGCTGAATTTGGAGGTCATATTTTCagtatttgtaattttttttatttccagcCAAGCAATGATTCGTAGTGCCAAACTAAGAGAGAACGGACAGTTTATACCTCAACAAGCGTttgaaaagagaaaacaataCTTTTTAGCTGAAGACAGCATAATAATCAAGGGAAAAAACAAGCCTGGACAGGTAAGAAACAGCATCCTATTAATAAATGCAACAGACCACTCCAATGTTTTATATTCTCCAATCTTCTGCTTCGTTTTTAAAGGCAAAAAATCCTATGACTGATCCAAGTATGATGACTGACATGATGAAAGGAAATGTTCTAAATGTGTTGCCCATGATAGTGATTGGTGGATGGATCCAGTGGACATTTTCTGGTTTCGTAACAAGTACGTAAGCAGCTAGTAGTATTAAGCGGTTATTTTACTTTGGGTAGAGCTGGGCATTATTCAAAAACTTACAGAATTGTGAATTATGGTTATGCGCCAGCAATCCTTGGTACGGAATTGAATAAGTAGTATTTACaactttgtaaaatatttttcaacgaCTTTTTATTAAGATACAAGTTATAACAACAATGTTTACTAACGTTGCCTTGCCAGAAACTGCGATTATAACAACGATAGTTAACTTCACCACGGTTAAACTTACCACCTACTAGCTCTACAGAAAACGACTTTTATAGCTCCTGGAAAAATGTAATCAgaattatttaatattttcgCATTGCAGTTGAAATTGTCAATTATGTCCAGCTCTAACTTTGGGTTTATAGACATTAAACTTTcatgcaatattttttgcaatataatgGTTAATATTCAGAAAATTTCTTGCTGAATGTAAATtactttcaaaacattttagcCAAAGTTCCCTTTCCGTTGACAATTCGATTCAAGCCAATGCTCCAAAGAGGAATCGAACTGGAATCGTTGGATGCCTCATGGTATTTTATCGAGAACAAAAACATCCAGTATGAATTGCTAAACATAAAACTCATACTGTTTATTGTATATAAACAAGGGTATCATCTGCATCATGGTATTTCTTGAACGTCTTCGGTCTGAGGAGCATGTACTCGCTTATACTGGGCGAAAACAATGCAGCAGACCAAACCAGACTGATGCAGGAACAAATGTCTGGGGCTGCGATGGCAATGCAACAGGACCCACAAAAGGCATTCAAGGTTGTTGGTCTGCTTGCTTTGTATGTTTATGTGATGTGTCTGTCATCAGTGGTGAAATTTACTAGTTACTATAGCAGGAAATAGGCAATAAACCGATGTGAGTATGATAAATACACACATAAATCGACCACTTGTGTGCACTATGCAATGTGTTTTACTACCAGTATTTACGTTTTTGATGATGTATGATTTGTATTTCCTTGGTAGAATGAATGGGAACAACTCATGACTACAAATTACGTAAATGCACTGCACGGTATCGAGGACGTGGTCTGCACCACTCCTGTTGTGTTAGAAGATATTTATACCAGGGAGAGGATAGCTGCAAATGCAAGTTAACATATTTTGTGCAATGAATTTGTTGGTTTTGCCTCGGTAGCACTGGATACTTAAAAGAAATGTACTTAGTGCTTATAAAATGCATTTCACGAAATCAACACTCACTTTTCCTACTTGCCATACGATGTTTGTGCTGTTTGATGGGAAGGAAATTATTTTTCCCCAAAACTGTTTTCTACTGCTAATGTAATGTTTGGCcacattttgttaaaacttgaTCTTGCATTGAAAAAGCAGAATAAAGTATGGACCTTTATTGTAAAGTGCGATATGTATTTTAGGAACTTTAGTTGTTATGTCAACCCAAGAATGAAAACTTCAAGGCAAGTATAGCTACTCATGAAACATATTGCACTACAGTCCTCCAAGAGCATAATTAAAATTGGATGGAGGCTGTTTCAgttcaagtcaagtcaataCAAACACAGCATTCACAAAAACccattttcttcaaaactttttctcaCGCTCCTTTTGTCCAACTCATTAAGAGGTTGCAAAGGTAACCTCGGTTGACCTCCATACAGACCAAACCAATCCATGGCTGCCTTCAGCCCAGGAACGCCATATTTAGCGGTGAccttaaacataaaacaaatgttacaAGTAATTACACCATGAACATTTAAGCCTGCTGGTATTAGCCATACAGCTGCATTTGGTGCTATGAGTCTGTGTTGCAGTGCTTTTGCTTCCTTCCATCTTCCAGCCAAACACAACTGATGAAGTTCACAAACTTCATTTCCCAAAACATTAGCAAGTGCACACACACCGCCAACTGCACCGACCGCATAACTGGCTAAAAGAAATCCAGCTGAACCTGCCAGCACTTGAAAAGATTCAGATGACTTTGTTTCATGTACAATTAATCCGATTCTGCTGATCTAATAAAACATAGGATTAATACACCAGACCAGTACGCACTCTTAGTGGGTGAGTTTAAGTATATCAAAGGCTGTATCAACATAAAAAAACACTTACATCTCCCCCACTGTCTTTAATGCCAATTATGTTTGGATGACTTGAAAGATCAGCTACTGTGTCAATAGGAATATTTATACCAGTGTTGCCTGGAACGTTGTACAGGATTACAGGCACATTGCATTTATCCGCAACCTATTGAACcattaaaaattaacagtAAACAGAgataatgaaaaaatattacaacacCAAAGAAGCTGATGCAATCTGAAAGTGACTTGAAAGACAAACTTACTGCAATATAATGCTCATACAATGCGTTGGACAACATTTGATTCTTGTAAAATGATGGTGTTACAACAAGTACAGCATCTGCACCAGCTTTGGCCATTGCATTTGACATTTCTATTGTAGCAGAAGTTGCTATAATGGTCAAAAATAGCAagattaatttcaaaaaatgaaacatacaTAATCAACTCCGTAGCAGAGATGCATATGAACAAAATAACACattcaattgttttttaagGTACTGATACTACTTATAATTTCTGTCTGCCACAATGTatggtaaaaaaaattgggtCTTTTTACATTCTCATATCAGGATTGAGTATTAGGGAATTATTATGTTTTGACTTTTTCTCATTTAACTTGTAACTTTTCCGATTCAGGCCTTAATGTAAGAGTGCACAAGCATAAAGGATccaaaaatttaatacaagtttaatatacaaacaaatagtgataaaataaataaagataaaAGAGAAAATTAATATAGAAAACATTTAAGAGTCACACACATTCACAGCCTGATCCAGCTATCAACATCTTGTGCTCTGCAATACTTTCTTTCACCTTGTACACCACCTCAACACGCTCAGAATTTGTTAGGTATGGATATTCACCATTAGAGCCCTGAACAATGTAAccttaaaataacaaaacaggTAAGTCAGCATCAAACAACTGTaagtttaaaagctttctcATACTTAGGTATTCACCTGCAAAGTCATGGTTGTTCCAAACattcaaattttctttcagtttATCATAAGCTACAGAACCACTTGATGAAAATGGTGTAGGAATCGGTGGATATATTCCGCCTAGTTTTGATAATCGACTGGATGAAGATGAGAAATGTCTGCCAGCATATCTCAAGACGCAAAGTCGTAGATTCGTATTTAAAAACATGCTTTTAAAACGCATTCCCATGCGATTATTGCGATATAACCCCACTGTAAAAGATCATAAAGAAGCCTTTCATTCATGCTTGGTTTTTACAAAGACATCTCATAAAAGGGGATTTCCCATCTTAACGATCCTTGcaaaattcaataaatgtCTTGATGTCTTGCTGTGGCCATTGCAAGGTTTCAGTCCCTTACCACTGCAAATACTTATCTTTGAGATAAAGTCCTGGAGCaacgttttcaaaaatgcaaaacataTTACAGTTGTATATTAAAGATttcaaaacacaatttttagATGGATGTGCGTACCTTAAATGTTGCCGATGAAACCGTAATGCAGTGAAGCGCAACGGAGAGcggcaaaacaaaaaactagcGTTTTTCTTGACTTCTCTCATATAAGGTACACGACGATACCGCCTTGGCGGTTGGCGTGCAGTAACAAGTAGCGTCAATAGTGGAGGTTTGTCAGACCTTCAGTAGTATGTCTGGCAACTGCGGCAATTGAGCGTGCTTCTTGTGTACGTGCGTGTTTGGTTTCCAATCTTAACTCTTGATTTTCACATTTTGGACTAGTAAATTTCATACACATCTTGTAGATTCTAGGTTTCCTTGCCAGTCGTGTGATGCATCTGGCATGAAAGTTGCAGAAGTATCTATGTTAAACTCCCAAATGGATGCCTTAGACATGGATAATTCTTTGGAAGATCCGCCTTTAAAGGCTGGACCTATGGAGGACAGCTTCTTTCCTTTCATAAGCGACAGCTATAATCATTTCCTTGCATCCAGAGATAGTGACTTGGAAAAATCTTGCAGAACTCAATCTATGCTCATTGCTGGGCATGAGCACAGTGATATGGAAGCAGATTCTAGGCCAGAATCTCAAATGGAACTCACCGAGGTTGTTTGTTTTGGTCCATTTAACTGTTTAATCTAATGCATTTAACTCTATTCCTACTGACTTActgtattaaaaaaaatattctgtAAAAAATAGTCTTCATGCATAATTTTATAatcgttttgtttaaatgcttttatttcaaaattttctaataatttagattttaattttaaaagagcAATTACAAGTTACATGTTGTGTCTTTAGGCTGATGTTTACACAACGCTTGAGCATAAAGAAAAAGATTTAATTCTTGCTGCTGAATTGGGCAAGTCCTTACTGGAAAAGAATGAGCAATTGGTTCAGGAAAATGATCGATTAAACCAGGAGTACCAAGAGAGGTTGGAGGTAAATGAAACATTTCTCTGTTATAACAACAACTTATGTTATTCTTGTACAAGAGTGAGTGATAGTTGAAGTGCTGTAATTGTCAGACTGTCTTGGCAAAGGCTTAATTAGATGAAATTACACTGTACAATTTATCTTTGggattttatcatattttacaaattgcTTCCATTTTGTACAGTGACTTTATCATCACTGTGTAGTGTGGATAATCATTTTGAAAAGAGACACTACATCATGTTAAAGgatgttttctgtttttttttcacaaaattgtgTTTGTATTGTCAACTGTTGCTTTTGGTAGAGTCAGTCATTGAGATTGTTATGATAGTCTTTGTTATATACATTATTGAGGTAATACTGACATTAGCTACTACCTTACTGGTACACTGGTTCTATGTCAATGTTGGTGGTATTTGTTTAATGATTTTGTGATGAATGTATAGAATTGCTTGTCTAATGCATTTATCTATCCATTGAATACTTACAACATAAAATGGAATGTTTGTTGTTCTTGTAAGTCTTGACTTGACTGTTCTTGTAGTTTTTAAATGGAgacacatttttttattttaataaatatatataatgaAACGTTGAAGTACCGTTGTTTGTATGTGTCATTGTGTCAAATCGAGCCCAAAAATCGTTGAAGCATAAGAAACCTTGCATGCTACGCCGAATGCGCATTCAGTTAAATTTCCTCTTTGATATCGtcgaaaaaaaatgttttaactttttgcagAAAGGATTGTGCCCGGAGGCGTTTAGCCTCAGTAAAATAGCAGATCTAATTTTATATAAGCAAGGAACAGAACTTATGCTTTGTGTAGAGGTCGAAGAAACGCGTTGATCGTGTTTGCGCTCGCCattgtaaaatttgttgacATAGAGCAGATGAACATAGTATCTAGCCTTTCATTTACTTTGGTTTACGTTATCCCCCATTACACGATGCAAATTGTTGTAATCAGAATCCAATTATAGTGTTACATTGACAATTAAGCGAAGATCTTGTGATAAAATACGTTAGTCATTAAGTGGTACTGACGATTTGGATGCAATTAACGACGTCAATTAATCACTTTTCTTACTTAAACAAAGTATAACCGAATCATGACTTTCTCTTTTggttttaagttcttttgttttgaaaatggtaCACAATCGCATGCAAATCTTTTAACGAGCAATTGCCCATCACGCATTAGCTACCATAACCCCTTGATGAAGTTACTTGAGTTACTCCGTTGGTCggttaaaatacttttatatgttttttacATGACTTGATAATCGAGTTCATTATCGCTACAATTTCAAGACAAGCGTGAAAAGCAACGTCATTATTTTAAGTCTCTCCAATGTCCAATGCTTGCGGTATTTTTCATGTTCACCGTAATGTTGTAAAAATGAACCCACGTGCGAGAGCGACCATGTCACACAACGTGAGGTCACGTTGATTTTTTACGACCAAAATAGTGGCTATACCGCTTCCAAAGGGCGGGTATTAGCGACACGTTCGCGTACACATAAAACGTCCAAACGTTGCAAATTGAACACTCATTGTTAATTACCGacgatttaatttttaaaacatgtaaTAACCGGAACAATATTACGTTAATAGGGTTAATTGCTAACCAAAACCTACGTGTATTTATTGTACATCGCAAACCAAACACTTTTCTGTTCGCTATGATTAGCACGGTTGACCAGCAAATACATTATTGTTTCATTACATAAAAACGCTTTTGTGTATTTAAGCGTTTAAGTGCATCGTCGTATCGATTTTGTTCATACGATACAAGTGGCGTGGTGCTCGACACAGATTGTAATACCCCGTTCTACTTACCTAATCGATTGTACCGCTGCATCGCGTATGTTAAAAAAATCAGCAATAGTTAACAATGGGAACTATAACATAACTTAAATTATAAGGGAATGATTGCTAATTGTTCAAGaaccaatttatttttgaataagcttttttgttttctgtattAAGTTActcgtttgtttgtttgtttgtgtttgttaAGTCACCAAAGCTGGGGAAGCGTACTTAACATCATCAgttaatatttgtaaaaaaaacgtttaaagttTGATCATAAACACCCTGCCAGTGGTGTTTGTAAAGAAACGAAACCCATAAAATTTTCATGgtattgatgacgtcataccgTGTCTTTGAACTCGTGACAATTTGACGAAAGTTCACACGGTGGAGAATGTTTGAATAATTCATAACTAGGAGCGAATGATCGCGGGGGATTTTAGCTGCTTGTAATATATGGTGGCCAGTTGGTCCTGTTACTACGATCATTAACTTAATGTTTGActttattaattaatcaataaacaTATTGGCGGTTAAAACAGTCGCGTTACCTTGCAGAAGACAGAATGGTTTGTTGTATCCATTTGATCTCTATGAACCATCGTTATACTGTTCCttaattttatctatttttcgttatttcaaataaacaaagatagGTTTTATTTCACAATATTTATATTATGTTATGTCGTATCAACAGATATCGACCTTAGTGCTATAGCGTAAAATCTGTGCAAAAAATACAATGCAGTCCTAGAGATACTGCATCTAGTTTTGAGATATTTATAACAACAGCGATTTTGTGTAAATACGCTTTTGCGATTTTCGATTAGCAGTTCAAAATGTTGtgcttattttgaaaatttgcaatGGAGACGTTTTATTATCTGCTAAATTcgtattttgtaaatttggtTCTTGTGCGAACTTTTATTGATTATGTTTATACCGTTGCGTTTAAATCACTTTGCAGAAACATAACTAACAATCAGCAAACATCTATGCTAATGTTTGTGCATTTCAAATAACAGGTGCTGGAACAAGAAAAATACGAACTTCGTCGTCGACttcaatttaaaacaaacgaAAGCGAAGCAAGCGCCGTTCAGTTTAACAGCGACATAAAGCGGACGCAGGTTTACTTATTTTTACCCAAGCGCTGTTGCTATATCGCCATATTTGTTTGAGTCCTTCCGACCAAGTTTAAGAAGTTTATc contains the following coding sequences:
- the LOC143450058 gene encoding transmembrane protein 127-like, whose product is MSLFRRNGSSSDERSSRYAYSPQYRKFKEKNILSAMLGTATIVVLCASLVEPVWFQLEGGKCGKPYLGVNTFFDTFTSGSFTIDISEGHNQFEYCVNSKTVTLVQVIIIFCILAICFSLFSFVLDIIAPRTKPLWKMLKRYSLGYIFTALLCATIVGFSYWASQEIYDLQYNNRKYEGSKVLVSFATGVYLVTAAGGIAILATASNLMRQYPTDEEEQAERLMDEQSDDESESPWGNLAAAGGPPPYVP
- the LOC143450057 gene encoding ER membrane protein complex subunit 3-like, which produces MSEPELLLDSSIRMWVVLPIVFITFIFGIIRHYLSLLLTSEKTVTLEQVKNSQAMIRSAKLRENGQFIPQQAFEKRKQYFLAEDSIIIKGKNKPGQAKNPMTDPSMMTDMMKGNVLNVLPMIVIGGWIQWTFSGFVTTKVPFPLTIRFKPMLQRGIELESLDASWVSSASWYFLNVFGLRSMYSLILGENNAADQTRLMQEQMSGAAMAMQQDPQKAFKNEWEQLMTTNYVNALHGIEDVVCTTPVVLEDIYTRERIAANAS
- the LOC143450056 gene encoding 4-hydroxy-2-oxoglutarate aldolase, mitochondrial-like, with translation MGMRFKSMFLNTNLRLCVLRYAGRHFSSSSSRLSKLGGIYPPIPTPFSSSGSVAYDKLKENLNVWNNHDFAGYIVQGSNGEYPYLTNSERVEVVYKVKESIAEHKMLIAGSGCESTSATIEMSNAMAKAGADAVLVVTPSFYKNQMLSNALYEHYIAVADKCNVPVILYNVPGNTGINIPIDTVADLSSHPNIIGIKDSGGDISRIGLIVHETKSSESFQVLAGSAGFLLASYAVGAVGGVCALANVLGNEVCELHQLCLAGRWKEAKALQHRLIAPNAAVTAKYGVPGLKAAMDWFGLYGGQPRLPLQPLNELDKRSVRKSFEENGFL